The proteins below are encoded in one region of Thermothelomyces thermophilus ATCC 42464 chromosome 1, complete sequence:
- a CDS encoding guanine nucleotide exchange factor synembryn-like protein (1| guanine nucleotide exchange factor synembryn [Glomerella graminicola M1. 001]. Contains conserved domain Ric8[pfam10165], Guanine nucleotide exchange factor synembryn) codes for MAQLTGPAKLDAVRKLLDDLNEDLKSRTLQPQERDAALEQLKVYGRDPSFADPIFTKEGIETLTKFAFDSSSDITSRNALRVLCNALFLKPETRQNFVDLSYEDKACAKLKNDNRDDEFLVSRLLLLTTYGTSIDLPKLIEQHQLADSIIQNLARHAERFSKKKSTTAAAEPMTEMALAETLKLLFNVTNFAKKHVNSFDGALAPVASILCAHPFPQTKTPLDPPFSLLINTLINLDLTTPAAQAALYPPADPTKVANRLLELLDLAMKSYADSQLDQDVSPLICALSEYYKNAPKKEDAKGTAPTDPVRVRVRAALLPTDEDRKLVLGKADTLPSRLLRNWTNPLAPQFRSAVAHLYFDLSGRDPVQFVENVGYGYASGFLFENKINVPEEAMRQQQQEQEQQGGKSAAGSTGIRRDVNPITGQFLDEEKFPDLPEMTKEEKEREAERLFVLFERLKQNKVMSVQNPVEKAVQEGRFQELPDDYSEDDSD; via the exons ATGGCACAACTTACCGGCCCTG CCAAGCTCGATGCGGTTCGGAAGCTCCTCGATGACCTGAATGAAGATCTCAAATCCAGAACTCTCCAACCCCAAG AACGTGACGCTGCCCTCGAGCAGCTGAAGGTGTACGGCCGCGATCCAAGCTTTGCAGATCCTATCTTTACGAAGGAG GGTATCGAGACTCTCACCAAGTTCGCCTTCGACAGCTCCTCAGATATCACATCCCGCAACGCTCTCAGGGTTCTATGCAATGCCTTGTTCCTAAAGCCCGAAACTCGTCAAAATTTTGTAGATCTGAGCTATGAGGACAAGGCATGCGCCAAACTCAAGAACGATAATCGGGACGATGAATTCTTGGTCTCCAGGCTGCTGCTTCTCACCACCTACGGGACGAGCATTGATCTCCCTAAACTAATAGAGCAGCATCAGTTGGCCGACTCCATAATCCAAAACCTAGCAAGGCATGCCGAAAGGTTTTCCAAGAAGAAATCCACGACGGCCGCAGCAGAGCCCATGACAGAGATGGCCCTTGCCGAGACCCTCAAACTCCTCTTCAACGTGACGAATTTCGCCAAGAAGCACGTCAACTCGTTTGACGGAGCCCTCGCGCCAGTCGCCTCCATCCTGTGCGCTCACCCGTTCCCGCAGACCAAGACCCCGCTCGACCCTCCTTTCAGCCTCCTCATCAACACCCTTATCAACCTCGACCTCACCACGCCGGCCGCCCAGGCCGCCCTCTACCCGCCGGCCGACCCCACCAAGGTGGCCAATCGgctcctcgagctcctcgacTTGGCTATGAAGTCTTACGCCGACAGCCAGCTCGACCAGGACGTCTCGCCGCTCATCTGCGCGCTCTCCGAATACTACAAAAACGCCCCCAAGAAGGAAGACGCCAAGGGGACGGCGCCCACCGACCCGGTTCGCGTCCGCGTCCGCGCCGCCCTCCTCCCAACCGACGAGGACCGCAAGCTGGTGCTCGGCAAGGCCGACACGCTGCCCTCGCGGTTGCTGCGTAACTGGACCAACCCGCTGGCCCCGCAGTTCCGCAGCGCCGTCGCCCACCTGTACTTTGACCTGTCCGGCCGGGACCCCGTCCAGTTCGTCGAGAACGTAGGGTACGGCTACGCGTCCGGGTTCCTGTTCGAGAACAAGATCAACGTGCCCGAGGAGGCGatgcggcagcagcagcaggagcaggagcagcagggTGGGAAGAGCGCTGCGGGTTCGACGGGGATCCGGCGGGACGTGAATCCCATCACGGGGCAGTTCCTGGACGAGGAGAAGTTCCCTGACCTGCCCGAGATGacgaaggaggagaaggaaagGGAGGCGGAGAGGCTCTTTGTGCTGTTTGAGAG GCTGAAGCAGAACAAGGTTATGTCGGTGCAGAACCCAGTTGAAAAGGCGGTACAGGAGGGAAGGTTCCAAGAGCTGCCGGACGATTACTCAGAGGATGATTCGGACTAG